In bacterium, the DNA window GTGTCTCGCCGCGCGGTGCCCAGGTCTTGCGCAGCACCGGGATCAGGAGGAACCCCGACTCGTCGACGAAGACGATGTGGGCGCCCAGCCGTGCGGCGTTTTTTTTACACGCGGCCATTCGAGGCGCTGCCAACGAGCGATTGCATCTTCGTCGCGCTCGAGTGCGCGCCGCTCGGGCTTCTGGTAGCTCCATCCCAGCTGATGGAGAAGACGGCCAATGTGGTGGGGGTGATACCGGACGCGAAACTCCCTGCGGATCAGCTTGGCGACTCGCCCGCAGGTCCAGAGATCGGTCGAGTAGCCCTGCGCCATGGCACCGTGCTGCAGGTATTCGATCAATCGCTCGAGCTGCTGGTCCGAGAGCTTCGGTGGCCGGCCCGGAGACGCGCCGATCT includes these proteins:
- a CDS encoding IS630 family transposase; this encodes MRPKGSAEVLADRRRRALALLDEGHSLNEVARRIGCQASSVMRWRDKRDTEGAAVFEIGASPGRPPKLSDQQLERLIEYLQHGAMAQGYSTDLWTCGRVAKLIRREFRVRYHPHHIGRLLHQLGWSYQKPERRALERDEDAIARWQRLEWPRVKKTPHGWAPTSSSSTSRGSS